The following are encoded together in the Arcobacter aquimarinus genome:
- a CDS encoding OmpA family protein — MSLARKILFLLVFFIFLNIYSIYGFDYNSYFEEKSNTISFVKSDDNFLDKIKNYFKQEEESKFLELVLEKKSGVVVMSGVFPKQNDAHKIADLLDVNREGDYKYEENIIIDEHLITELTNLITPFKDFFSDDSKIVVSNNEVILKGELKDANYKELLNTIISRMNIDIKNELSDEIKAEEVIVLNNEEEKVEEKIETPVVEEVVESKVVDIKSQIEELQSKINNILLEKKITFERRSTELTADSKSVVEDISKILKEYPTLNFEIAGHTDSRGNDDLNKKISQDRANSVKNLLISFGIDENRIKAVGYGEEFPIAKDDENGLSETNRRVEFNILGE, encoded by the coding sequence ATGTCTCTTGCTCGTAAAATACTTTTTTTGCTTGTATTTTTTATTTTTTTAAATATTTATTCTATCTACGGATTTGATTACAATAGTTATTTTGAGGAAAAAAGCAACACGATTTCTTTTGTAAAAAGTGATGATAATTTTCTTGATAAAATTAAAAATTATTTTAAACAAGAAGAAGAGAGCAAGTTTCTTGAATTGGTTCTTGAAAAAAAGAGTGGTGTAGTTGTTATGAGTGGAGTATTTCCAAAACAAAATGATGCACATAAAATTGCAGATTTATTAGATGTAAATAGAGAAGGTGATTATAAATATGAAGAGAATATAATCATAGATGAGCATTTAATTACTGAATTAACTAATTTAATTACTCCTTTTAAAGATTTTTTTTCTGATGATTCAAAAATTGTTGTTAGTAATAATGAAGTGATATTAAAAGGTGAGTTAAAAGATGCTAATTACAAAGAACTCCTAAATACTATTATCTCAAGAATGAATATAGATATTAAAAATGAATTAAGTGATGAAATAAAAGCTGAAGAAGTTATTGTTTTAAATAATGAAGAAGAAAAAGTTGAAGAAAAAATAGAAACACCTGTTGTTGAAGAAGTAGTTGAAAGTAAAGTAGTTGATATTAAATCACAAATTGAAGAATTACAATCAAAAATCAATAATATTTTATTAGAGAAAAAAATTACTTTTGAAAGAAGAAGTACAGAACTTACAGCTGATTCAAAATCTGTTGTTGAAGATATTTCAAAAATTTTAAAAGAATATCCTACTCTTAATTTTGAGATTGCAGGGCATACAGATTCAAGAGGAAATGATGATTTAAATAAAAAAATCTCTCAAGATAGAGCAAATAGTGTAAAAAATCTATTAATCTCTTTTGGTATTGATGAAAATAGAATAAAAGCTGTAGGTTATGGAGAGGAGTTCCCTATTGCTAAAGATGACGAGAATGGTTTATCAGAAACAAATAGAAGAGTAGAATTTAATATTTTAGGAGAATAG
- a CDS encoding YhdH/YhfP family quinone oxidoreductase: MKAFVVEKTEDKEFISEVKDLPIPKCQEKDEIVIKVTYSSLNYKDALSSIGNPGVTKNFPHITGIDVAGTVYETTSTIFKVGERVLVTGYDLGMNTDGGHAQFVKVPASWVARIPDAITEKEIMTFGTAGLTAALSINELISNHIKPENGDILVTGATGGVGSIAVSILSKLGYNVIAISGKSEKYEYLKRIGATQIISREEFLSTSTKPLLAEKYAGVVDTVGGDILAAALKQIKYDGVATCCGLTSSHELNTNVFPFILRGVRLIGIDSVECKLEKKQTAWEKLASRWKVNNLTNMTNEISLYEIKDAYEQLLSGKAVGRYVVKISE; the protein is encoded by the coding sequence ATGAAAGCTTTTGTAGTTGAAAAAACTGAAGATAAAGAGTTTATTTCAGAAGTAAAAGATTTACCTATTCCAAAATGCCAAGAAAAAGATGAAATAGTTATAAAAGTAACTTATTCATCTTTAAATTATAAAGATGCACTAAGTTCAATAGGAAATCCAGGAGTAACAAAAAATTTTCCACATATTACAGGAATTGATGTTGCAGGAACAGTATATGAAACAACATCAACTATTTTTAAAGTAGGAGAAAGAGTTTTAGTTACAGGTTATGATTTAGGAATGAACACAGATGGTGGACATGCACAATTTGTAAAAGTTCCAGCATCGTGGGTTGCTAGAATTCCTGATGCTATTACAGAAAAAGAGATTATGACATTTGGAACAGCTGGTTTAACAGCTGCTTTGAGTATAAATGAACTAATTAGTAATCATATAAAACCAGAAAATGGAGATATACTAGTAACAGGTGCAACAGGAGGAGTTGGTTCTATTGCTGTTTCAATTTTAAGTAAATTAGGCTATAACGTAATTGCAATATCAGGTAAAAGTGAAAAATATGAATACCTAAAAAGAATAGGTGCAACACAAATTATCTCTAGAGAAGAGTTTTTATCAACATCAACAAAACCTTTATTAGCTGAAAAATATGCAGGAGTTGTGGATACAGTTGGTGGAGATATTCTAGCAGCAGCTTTAAAACAAATAAAATATGACGGTGTAGCAACTTGTTGCGGATTAACTTCATCTCATGAATTAAACACTAATGTTTTTCCATTTATTTTAAGAGGTGTTAGATTAATAGGGATTGATTCAGTTGAGTGTAAATTAGAGAAAAAACAAACTGCTTGGGAAAAATTAGCCAGTAGATGGAAAGTAAATAATTTAACTAATATGACCAATGAGATTTCACTTTATGAGATAAAAGATGCTTATGAGCAACTTCTTTCAGGAAAAGCTGTAGGTAGATACGTGGTTAAGATTTCGGAATAG
- a CDS encoding winged helix-turn-helix transcriptional regulator: MSKSDFEKCPVETAIDLLTGKWKILIIWYLKDEKKRFSELEKLLPKATQKMLIQKLRELEADGLVNREVYPVVPPKVEYSLTEYGKSLKPILKQLYLWGETHKNRVN; the protein is encoded by the coding sequence ATGTCTAAAAGTGATTTTGAAAAATGCCCTGTAGAAACGGCAATTGATTTATTGACAGGTAAATGGAAAATCTTAATAATTTGGTATTTAAAAGATGAAAAAAAAAGATTTAGTGAGCTTGAAAAGTTATTACCAAAAGCAACACAAAAGATGTTGATTCAAAAATTAAGAGAACTAGAAGCAGATGGTTTAGTAAATAGAGAGGTTTATCCTGTTGTTCCACCAAAAGTTGAATATTCTTTAACTGAATACGGAAAGAGTTTAAAACCTATTTTAAAACAGCTTTATTTATGGGGAGAAACTCATAAAAATAGAGTTAATTAA
- a CDS encoding energy transducer TonB, with protein sequence MNKFIISLSFLFVLLLHLFLFLYYKNHQIYKTQSTNTKNLIEINLSKITIEKNIEKTEKIIKRIEPIKEKKVEKKQENIPKTKNLKPKNNPKIKEKQEKSSKIEEQKQSSQNNQINLTENPKDDLEEQKFIDEYGRKLREEISKNKIYPNISKKLKEQGIVIINFKVAKSGLFFDIKLESSSNKNRLDEAAINTIIETKKYKPFDENIKKEFIEYNLPLEYKIN encoded by the coding sequence ATGAATAAATTTATAATTTCACTATCTTTTCTATTTGTATTATTACTACATCTATTTTTATTTCTTTACTATAAAAACCATCAAATTTACAAAACTCAATCAACAAATACAAAAAATCTAATAGAAATAAATCTATCCAAAATTACTATTGAAAAAAATATAGAAAAAACAGAAAAAATAATAAAAAGAATAGAACCTATTAAAGAAAAAAAAGTTGAAAAAAAACAAGAAAATATACCTAAAACAAAAAATTTAAAACCAAAAAACAATCCTAAAATAAAAGAAAAACAAGAAAAATCATCAAAAATTGAAGAACAAAAACAAAGTAGTCAAAATAATCAAATAAATTTAACAGAAAATCCAAAAGATGACTTAGAAGAACAAAAATTCATAGATGAATATGGAAGAAAATTAAGAGAAGAGATAAGTAAAAATAAAATTTATCCCAATATTTCTAAAAAACTAAAAGAACAAGGTATAGTAATAATTAATTTTAAAGTGGCTAAATCTGGACTTTTTTTTGATATAAAATTAGAATCTTCAAGTAATAAAAATAGATTAGATGAAGCTGCAATAAATACAATAATTGAAACAAAAAAATATAAACCTTTTGATGAGAATATTAAAAAAGAGTTTATTGAATATAATCTTCCTTTAGAATATAAAATTAATTAA